In a single window of the Littorina saxatilis isolate snail1 linkage group LG5, US_GU_Lsax_2.0, whole genome shotgun sequence genome:
- the LOC138966974 gene encoding uncharacterized protein, translating to MTSQLGYDLLRASTPKNSKYYQPKPDRAAPVSQLNRIALVASERFILMMNNTQLLTRNHRLASINEVVDYLLGNHDDFGMSGDRGDFYRRKLAEQIYTNFGIHNITHTNIMNLVYDTIKLEESTRLALAQCGIERTWAPPIQVDPQVLDVLARIADMQ from the exons ATGACGTCTCAGCTAGGATACGACCTTCTGCGGGCAAGCACGCCCAAGAATTCCAAATACTACCAGCCCAAGCCAGACCGTGCCGCTCCGGTTTCCCAGCTGAACCGCATTGCCTTAGTGGCCAGTGAGCGTTTTATTCTGATGATGAACAACACTCAGCTTCTCACCAGAAATCATCGTCTGGCTAGCATCAATGAG GTTGTGGACTATCTACTCGGAAACCATGACGACTTTGGCATGAGTGGCGATCGCGGGGATTTCTATCGCAGGAAGCTGGCAGAGCAGATCTACACCAACTTTGGGATACACAACATCACGCACACCAACATCATGAATCTTGTCTACGACACCATCAAGCTAGAAGAAAGCACACGCCTGGCTCTAGCGCAGTGCGGGATCGAGCGTACCTGGGCGCCCCCCATCCAGGTAGATCCGCAGGTGCTGGATGTGCTGGCACGCATCGCCGACATGCAGTGA